Genomic segment of Vicinamibacterales bacterium:
CGGCCGGGCAGCGCGATCACCGAGAGGATCGACCCGAGATTGATCACGCGTCCCCACCCGCGGCGCACCATCTTCGGCCCGGCCAGCCGCGAGCACAGGAACGTGCCCTTCAGGTTGGTGTCGAGGACCGAATCCCAGTCGTTCTCGGTGAGCTGTTCGACGGAGCCGCGGATGTTGTTGCCGGCGTTGTTGATCAGGATGTCGATGCCGCCGAACTCCGCCTCCACCTTCGCGAACATCCGCTCCACGTCGGCGGCAACGGTCACGTCGGCCTGGACGCCCATGCACCGCCGGCCGGTCGTCTGCGAGATGGCGTTCGCGGTGTCGTCGCAGCGTGCGAGCGTCCGGCCGGCGAGGACGACATCCGCGCCGACCTGCGCGAGCGCCGTCGCCATCGTCTTGCCGAGACCCTGGCCTCCACCGGTGATGAGGGCCACCTTGCCGTCGAGCCGGAACCTGTCGAGTACTGACGTCTGATTCACGCGAGCGTCTCCTCCGTGTGCCGATCTAGGCCGCCTGGCGCGCGTGCACCGGCGCCTGCCGCAGCGGGGTATGCGAGTCGAGGAACAGCCAGCAGAAAGCGCCGATCAGGTAGATCGCCGCCGAGACGTAGAACGTGATCGTCCAGTTGCCGGTCCACGCCAGCAGATACCCCACCACGAGCACCGACGACGCGCCGGCGATGCTGCCCATCATGTTCATCGCGCCGGCGACGGTGCCGGCGTAGCGGCCGCCGATGTCCATCGTGCCGGCCCATGCCGCCGGCATCACGAAGTCGTTGAAGAACCCCGCGAAGCCGAGCACGATCATCGCGCGCCGCGGATCCTCGATGCCGGTGAAGATGAAGATGCAGGCGGACGCGCCGACGAACCCGGTGATGGCGACGGCGCGGCGCGCCGCCGCGACGCTGCCGAGCGACCGCGCCAGCCTCGGGATCACGCCCGCCGAGACGATACAGCCGAGGCCTCCGAGCAGCAGCGGCAAGCCGGCGAGCAGCGCGCCCATCCTGAGCGTGGTGCCGCGCGATTCCCGCAGGTAGGTCGGCAGCCAGTTGATGTAGAACCACCAGCCGTAGGCCAGGCACATGTACTGGATCGACAGCAGCCACACCGCCGGCGTCGAGAAGATCAGCCGCCACGGCACGCCGCTGTGCGCGATGGCGGTCTCTGACGGCGGCGGCAACAGCGCGAGCTCCGCCGCGTTGACGCCCGGGTGCTCGCTCGGCGCGTCGCGGTACCAGAGATAGAAGAACACCGCCCAGATCGCCCCGAGGAGGCCGAGGATCTCGAACGTGCGCCGCCAGCCGAGCAACCCGATCAGCGTGGCGACGAGAAGCGGCGTGAACGCGCCGCTGACCCGCGTCGCCAGCCAGACCGTCGCCTGCGCGCGCTCGCGCTCGCGCACCGGCAGCCAGGTCGTGAGCACGCGGGTGAGATTGGGGAACGCCCCCGCCTCGCCGGCGCCGAACAGCGCGCGGGTGGCGATCAGCGATGCGGCGTTCCAGGCGAAGCTCGTGGCGGCCGTGAAGGCGGACCACCACAGGACGATGCGCAGCAGCACCCGGCGCGGGCCGATCTTGTCGCCGAGCCAGCCGCCCGGAATCTCGAAGACGGCGTAGGCCCACCCGAAGGCGGCGAGCGCCCACGCCATCTGCGTCTTCGACAGCGCGAGATCGGTGCTGATGAACGGCGCGGCGACCGAGATCGCGACGCGATCCACATAGGTGATGACGGCGAGCGCCACGGCGAACGCGGTGACGCCGTGACGTACCCGGGACGGCGGTGGGGTCATGGCGCGGCGAGTATATCGCTGTCGAGGGGAGCAATGCATGCAGATGCACACGCGCCGGGTCGCGCGCTCCACCAAAATGTGCACGAATTCTCCGCAGCGCCCGCCGCGTCGTCGGCGATTGCATGCAGAGCGAGCGGCGTGTTAGGCTTCGCGCCGGAGTAGCGAACGCTCGTGGAACCGCAGACCCAACGTCTCGAGTCGCAGACGCTGTCCGCGCTGCTGCAGATGCGCGAGCTGCTGCTGCGCGGCGAGTTCCGCTCCGGCGAGCGGCTTCGCGAGATCCCGCTGGCGGCCCGTCTCAAGGTGTCGCG
This window contains:
- a CDS encoding MFS transporter, whose translation is MTPPPSRVRHGVTAFAVALAVITYVDRVAISVAAPFISTDLALSKTQMAWALAAFGWAYAVFEIPGGWLGDKIGPRRVLLRIVLWWSAFTAATSFAWNAASLIATRALFGAGEAGAFPNLTRVLTTWLPVRERERAQATVWLATRVSGAFTPLLVATLIGLLGWRRTFEILGLLGAIWAVFFYLWYRDAPSEHPGVNAAELALLPPPSETAIAHSGVPWRLIFSTPAVWLLSIQYMCLAYGWWFYINWLPTYLRESRGTTLRMGALLAGLPLLLGGLGCIVSAGVIPRLARSLGSVAAARRAVAITGFVGASACIFIFTGIEDPRRAMIVLGFAGFFNDFVMPAAWAGTMDIGGRYAGTVAGAMNMMGSIAGASSVLVVGYLLAWTGNWTITFYVSAAIYLIGAFCWLFLDSHTPLRQAPVHARQAA
- a CDS encoding SDR family oxidoreductase → MNQTSVLDRFRLDGKVALITGGGQGLGKTMATALAQVGADVVLAGRTLARCDDTANAISQTTGRRCMGVQADVTVAADVERMFAKVEAEFGGIDILINNAGNNIRGSVEQLTENDWDSVLDTNLKGTFLCSRLAGPKMVRRGWGRVINLGSILSVIALPGRAPYASAKAGVLNLSRVLALEWAGSGVTVNAICPGPFGTEMNRALLDDPVKYQEFVRQIPMGRWGELDELEGAVVFLASPASSFVTGSALFVDGGWTAR